In Sulfitobacter sp. OXR-159, one DNA window encodes the following:
- a CDS encoding DUF1127 domain-containing protein, giving the protein MAYMNTTTANTTSVFARIGGAFEALATRYKQHRLYRETFDGLSALSNRELADLGLSRSELRRVAWESSRG; this is encoded by the coding sequence ATGGCTTACATGAACACAACAACCGCAAACACAACTTCCGTCTTCGCCCGTATCGGCGGCGCATTCGAAGCACTGGCAACCCGCTACAAACAGCACCGTCTGTACCGTGAAACTTTCGACGGTCTGAGCGCGTTGAGCAACCGGGAACTGGCCGACCTTGGCCTGAGCCGTTCCGAACTGCGCCGCGTCGCATGGGAATCTTCCCGCGGCTAA
- a CDS encoding alpha-hydroxy acid oxidase — protein MDLHATYPALSDLRSRAQSRLPKFVWEYLDSATGTEATKHRNRAALDRVGLMPSVLHGEFSPDLSVELMGQKLPLPFGMSPLGMSGLIWPDAEAHLARAADRAGIPFGLSTVAATSPEDVAPHLGAHGWFQLYPPRDPEIRTDMLARAKAAGFTTLVLTVDVPVASRRERQTRSGLTSPPKLTPRLMAQVAMRPAWAMGMARRGLPHMKMLDKYTEGTASANLPPTAHVGYLLRTAPDWDYLHWLRAHWDGPLVIKGVLRPEDATALEKAGADAIWVSNHAGRQFDAAPASAEALPAIRAATKLPVIFDSGVESGLDILRAFALGADFVMLGRAFHFALAALGPRGVDHLIDLLARDLTANMGQLGAGNLRDLPAPFDLSPL, from the coding sequence ATGGACCTACATGCAACCTATCCCGCCCTATCGGACCTGCGCAGCCGCGCGCAATCGCGCCTGCCTAAATTCGTTTGGGAATACCTTGATTCCGCGACCGGGACCGAGGCCACCAAACACCGCAACCGCGCGGCCTTGGACCGTGTCGGGCTCATGCCATCGGTGTTGCACGGTGAATTCTCCCCCGATCTCAGCGTTGAGTTGATGGGGCAAAAGCTGCCCCTGCCCTTCGGAATGTCCCCTTTGGGCATGTCCGGCCTGATCTGGCCCGATGCCGAAGCACACCTTGCCCGCGCGGCGGATCGGGCGGGCATTCCCTTTGGCCTTTCCACTGTGGCCGCCACAAGCCCCGAAGATGTTGCACCCCATCTGGGCGCGCATGGTTGGTTCCAACTCTACCCCCCGCGCGACCCCGAGATTCGCACCGACATGCTGGCCCGCGCCAAGGCCGCGGGTTTTACCACACTGGTCCTCACCGTCGATGTTCCAGTGGCCTCGCGCCGTGAGCGGCAGACCCGCTCTGGCCTGACCAGCCCGCCCAAGCTTACCCCCCGCCTGATGGCACAGGTGGCGATGCGGCCCGCGTGGGCCATGGGCATGGCGCGGCGTGGCCTGCCCCATATGAAGATGCTCGATAAATATACGGAAGGCACGGCCAGCGCGAACCTACCGCCAACCGCCCATGTCGGCTATCTGCTGCGCACCGCGCCCGATTGGGACTATCTGCACTGGCTGCGCGCCCATTGGGATGGCCCGCTGGTGATCAAAGGTGTCTTGCGCCCAGAAGATGCGACCGCCCTAGAGAAAGCCGGCGCGGATGCGATCTGGGTCTCGAACCACGCGGGCCGTCAGTTCGACGCAGCCCCGGCCAGCGCCGAGGCGCTGCCCGCCATTCGTGCGGCCACGAAACTGCCGGTGATCTTTGACAGCGGCGTGGAATCGGGTCTCGACATTCTGCGCGCCTTCGCGCTCGGCGCGGATTTCGTCATGCTGGGCCGGGCTTTCCACTTTGCCCTCGCCGCACTCGGGCCCCGCGGGGTTGATCACCTGATCGATCTGCTCGCGCGCGATCTTACTGCCAATATGGGGCAGTTGGGCGCAGGCAACCTGCGCGACCTGCCCGCCCCCTTCGATCTCTCGCCGCTCTGA
- the mraZ gene encoding division/cell wall cluster transcriptional repressor MraZ, producing MSRRFRGESHHKVDTKGRVSIPASFRRVLEAGDPNWKNGDNPELVIVYGDQRRNYLECYTMEAIEEVDAKIDRMPRGSMQRKALQRLFHGQSFPTTVDETGRLVLPAKLRNKIELNGEAFFIAAGDTFQIWKPETYETEEESWQQELPDDVDPLSFLDGDMEV from the coding sequence GTGAGCCGCAGGTTCAGAGGCGAAAGCCACCACAAGGTCGATACGAAGGGGCGGGTGTCTATCCCAGCCTCTTTTCGGCGTGTGTTGGAGGCTGGCGACCCGAACTGGAAAAACGGCGACAATCCCGAATTGGTCATTGTTTATGGCGACCAGCGCCGCAACTACCTTGAATGCTATACCATGGAAGCCATCGAAGAGGTCGACGCCAAGATCGACCGCATGCCCCGTGGCTCCATGCAGCGTAAGGCGCTGCAGCGTCTGTTCCACGGCCAGTCTTTCCCGACCACGGTAGATGAGACAGGCCGTTTGGTGCTGCCTGCCAAGCTGCGCAACAAAATTGAACTCAACGGCGAGGCGTTCTTTATCGCTGCCGGTGACACCTTCCAGATTTGGAAGCCCGAAACCTACGAGACCGAGGAAGAATCCTGGCAGCAAGAGCTGCCCGACGATGTCGACCCGCTCTCGTTCCTTGATGGTGATATGGAGGTCTGA
- a CDS encoding ATP-dependent helicase: MSDFDEMDAFEGASLSARAMAARPQPYLEGLNPAQRAAVETLDGPVLMLAGAGTGKTRALTARIVHLLNTGRARPHEVLAVTFTNKAAREMKNRVGQMLGQQVEGMPWLGTFHAICVKLLRRHAELVGLKSNFTILDTDDQLRLLKQLVAAEGIDDKRWPARMLAGIIDGWKNRALTPDKVPSADAGAYNHRGPEIYAQYQRRLVELNATDFGDLLLHMVTIFQAHPDVLAQYQRWFKYILVDEYQDTNVAQYLWLRLLAQGHKNICCVGDDDQSIYGWRGAEVGNILRFETDFPGAHVVKLEQNYRSTPHILAAASGVIAGNEGRLGKTLWTEETEGEKVRLIGHWDGEEEARWIGDEIESAQRGTRGLSPFSLDDMAILVRASHQMRAFEDRFLTIGLPYKVIGGPRFYERLEIRDAMAYFRVVTSPDDDLAFERIVNTPKRGLGEKAQQKIQRTAREHGVNLVEGARILLAHGGISGKGAAQLRLLIDGIDRWAAMLQGPRIEISEDDSVLDDGAAPLRVDYGPPEVSHVELAEMILDESGYTGMWQNDKTPEAPGRLENLKELVKALEGFENLQGFLEHVSLIMDNEQEGDGEKVSIMTLHAAKGLEFPMVFLPGWEDGLFPSQRSMDESGLKGLEEERRLAYVGITRAEQICTISFAANRRVFGQWQNAMPSRFIDELPEEHVDVLTPPGLYGGGFGAAMPQSDLHDRAASANVYNSPGWKRLQSRSGARGTSQPRESRNVTIDMQAIAAFEMGERVFHDKFGYGEVIGMEGDKMEVAFEKAGTKKVVSRFLTGGNDVPF; encoded by the coding sequence ATGAGTGATTTTGACGAAATGGACGCCTTTGAGGGCGCTTCCCTGTCCGCCCGCGCCATGGCTGCGCGCCCGCAGCCTTATCTGGAGGGGTTGAATCCCGCCCAGCGTGCGGCGGTCGAGACATTGGACGGCCCTGTGTTGATGCTTGCCGGGGCGGGCACTGGTAAAACGCGGGCGCTGACGGCGCGAATCGTGCATCTGCTCAACACCGGGCGCGCACGGCCGCATGAGGTGTTGGCGGTCACCTTCACCAACAAAGCCGCGCGGGAGATGAAGAACCGCGTGGGTCAGATGCTAGGCCAGCAGGTGGAGGGGATGCCGTGGCTGGGCACGTTCCACGCGATCTGCGTCAAGCTGCTGCGGCGCCATGCGGAATTGGTGGGGCTGAAAAGCAATTTCACGATCCTCGATACGGATGACCAGCTGCGTTTGCTTAAGCAGTTGGTCGCCGCAGAGGGGATCGACGACAAACGCTGGCCCGCGCGGATGCTGGCGGGGATCATCGACGGCTGGAAGAACCGCGCCCTGACCCCCGATAAGGTTCCAAGTGCGGATGCCGGGGCCTATAACCACCGTGGGCCGGAGATTTACGCGCAATATCAACGCCGTCTGGTTGAACTGAACGCCACCGACTTCGGTGATCTGCTGCTGCATATGGTGACGATTTTTCAGGCGCACCCGGATGTGCTGGCCCAGTATCAGCGCTGGTTCAAATATATCCTCGTCGACGAATATCAGGATACCAACGTGGCCCAATACCTGTGGCTGCGGCTGCTAGCGCAGGGGCACAAGAATATTTGTTGCGTCGGTGACGACGACCAGTCGATCTATGGTTGGCGCGGGGCCGAGGTGGGCAACATCCTGCGGTTTGAGACGGATTTCCCCGGCGCCCATGTGGTGAAGCTCGAGCAGAATTACCGCTCGACCCCGCATATTTTGGCCGCCGCGTCAGGCGTGATCGCGGGCAATGAGGGGCGGTTGGGCAAGACCCTGTGGACCGAAGAGACCGAGGGCGAAAAGGTGCGCCTGATCGGCCATTGGGATGGTGAGGAAGAGGCGCGCTGGATCGGGGATGAGATCGAATCCGCACAGCGCGGCACAAGGGGGCTCAGCCCGTTCTCGCTGGACGATATGGCGATTCTGGTCCGGGCAAGCCATCAGATGCGCGCCTTTGAGGACCGGTTTTTGACCATCGGCTTGCCCTACAAGGTGATCGGTGGCCCCCGATTCTATGAGCGTTTGGAAATCCGCGATGCCATGGCCTATTTCCGCGTAGTCACCAGCCCCGACGATGATCTGGCCTTTGAGCGGATCGTGAACACGCCAAAGCGCGGTTTGGGTGAAAAGGCGCAGCAGAAAATCCAGCGCACCGCGCGCGAACATGGGGTGAACCTTGTCGAAGGGGCGCGAATTCTCTTGGCACACGGGGGGATCAGCGGCAAAGGGGCAGCACAACTGCGGCTGTTGATTGACGGGATCGACCGTTGGGCAGCAATGCTGCAAGGCCCGCGGATCGAGATCAGCGAAGACGACTCGGTACTTGATGATGGCGCGGCGCCGCTGCGGGTCGACTACGGCCCGCCCGAGGTCTCTCATGTTGAACTGGCCGAAATGATTCTCGACGAAAGCGGCTATACCGGCATGTGGCAGAATGACAAAACGCCCGAAGCGCCGGGACGGCTGGAAAACCTCAAGGAACTCGTCAAAGCCTTGGAGGGGTTCGAGAACCTGCAAGGCTTCCTCGAACATGTCAGCCTGATCATGGACAATGAACAGGAGGGCGATGGCGAGAAGGTCTCGATCATGACGCTTCATGCGGCCAAGGGATTGGAATTCCCTATGGTTTTCCTGCCGGGTTGGGAAGATGGATTGTTCCCCTCGCAGCGCTCGATGGATGAAAGCGGGTTAAAAGGGCTCGAAGAGGAGCGGCGGCTGGCCTATGTCGGCATCACCCGCGCCGAGCAGATTTGTACGATCTCTTTCGCTGCCAATCGCCGGGTCTTCGGCCAGTGGCAAAACGCGATGCCGTCGCGTTTCATTGATGAGCTGCCCGAAGAACATGTGGATGTGCTGACCCCGCCGGGGCTTTACGGTGGTGGGTTCGGCGCCGCGATGCCGCAATCCGACCTGCATGACCGCGCGGCAAGCGCGAATGTCTATAACTCTCCGGGCTGGAAACGCCTGCAATCGCGCAGCGGGGCGCGGGGCACCAGCCAGCCGCGCGAAAGCCGAAATGTCACGATCGACATGCAGGCGATCGCTGCCTTTGAAATGGGTGAGCGCGTTTTCCACGATAAATTCGGCTATGGCGAGGTGATTGGTATGGAGGGCGACAAGATGGAAGTCGCATTTGAAAAGGCCGGGACCAAGAAGGTCGTGTCGCGTTTTCTGACCGGTGGTAACGACGTGCCGTTCTAA
- a CDS encoding Mrp/NBP35 family ATP-binding protein, with protein sequence MSVTKAEVEAALARVQLPDGKSLLSHDLVRALVVEGDKVRFVIEAPNADVARQMAPLRDAAEQVVRDLPGVGDVSVALTAHGPAPKAPSLKIGGHPKPQEGPMKPSGVKRILAIGSGKGGVGKSTVSSNLAVALARAGRKVGLLDADIYGPSQPRMMGVNKRPASPDGKTIIPLQAHGVTMMSIGFMLEEGKAVVWRGPMLMGALQQMLGQVEWGELDVLLVDLPPGTGDVQLTLCTKSELSGAIVVSTPQDVALIDARKALDMFATLKTPVLGLIENMSTFVCPDCGSQHEIFGHGGVAAEADKMGVPLLGSLPIDLDTRLAGDHGTPIAAGEGPMADAYARLARGLIDGGMA encoded by the coding sequence ATGTCTGTGACCAAAGCAGAAGTCGAAGCGGCGCTGGCGCGGGTGCAACTGCCCGACGGGAAAAGCCTGCTGTCCCATGATCTGGTCCGCGCGCTGGTCGTCGAAGGCGATAAAGTGCGATTCGTCATCGAAGCGCCCAACGCCGATGTCGCGCGCCAGATGGCCCCCCTGCGTGACGCCGCAGAGCAGGTGGTGCGCGATTTGCCCGGGGTAGGTGATGTATCGGTTGCCCTGACCGCCCATGGCCCCGCCCCGAAAGCGCCCAGTCTCAAGATTGGTGGGCACCCCAAACCGCAAGAGGGGCCGATGAAGCCCAGTGGCGTGAAGCGCATCCTTGCCATCGGCTCGGGCAAGGGTGGGGTCGGGAAATCAACCGTCAGTTCCAACCTCGCGGTGGCGCTGGCGCGGGCGGGGCGCAAGGTGGGTCTGCTTGACGCAGATATATACGGTCCCAGCCAGCCGCGCATGATGGGGGTGAATAAACGCCCTGCCAGCCCCGACGGCAAAACGATCATTCCGCTGCAGGCCCATGGCGTGACCATGATGTCGATTGGTTTTATGTTGGAAGAGGGCAAGGCCGTGGTCTGGCGCGGGCCGATGCTGATGGGCGCGCTGCAGCAGATGCTGGGGCAAGTGGAGTGGGGCGAGCTGGACGTGCTGCTTGTCGATCTGCCGCCCGGTACGGGTGACGTGCAGTTGACGCTCTGCACCAAGTCCGAGCTGTCGGGCGCGATCGTGGTCAGCACACCGCAGGATGTGGCCCTGATCGACGCGCGCAAGGCGCTGGACATGTTCGCGACGCTGAAGACCCCCGTGCTGGGCCTGATCGAGAATATGTCGACATTCGTCTGCCCCGATTGCGGTTCTCAGCATGAGATCTTTGGCCATGGCGGTGTGGCGGCAGAGGCCGACAAGATGGGGGTGCCGCTGCTGGGCAGCCTGCCGATTGATCTGGACACCCGTCTGGCGGGGGACCACGGCACGCCGATCGCCGCGGGCGAAGGGCCGATGGCCGACGCCTATGCGCGTCTTGCGCGGGGTCTGATCGACGGCGGAATGGCCTGA
- the ftsL gene encoding cell division protein FtsL, translating into MRTVMYILTTIAVVGLAFWAYRENYATQQALSDADRLHANIRATHARLAVLRAEWAFQNRPDRLRDLADLNFDRLGLLPLHPGQFGQVDQVAYPQPPSELLPITDPVDVSTMNYDALTGADESEEDFE; encoded by the coding sequence ATGCGCACGGTGATGTATATCCTCACCACTATTGCCGTGGTTGGACTGGCCTTCTGGGCCTACCGCGAGAATTACGCGACCCAGCAGGCGCTGAGCGATGCCGACAGGCTGCATGCCAATATCCGCGCCACCCATGCCCGTCTGGCCGTCCTGCGCGCCGAATGGGCGTTCCAAAACCGCCCCGACCGGTTGCGCGATCTGGCCGACCTGAACTTTGACCGCCTCGGCCTGTTGCCACTGCATCCCGGCCAGTTCGGTCAGGTCGATCAGGTCGCCTATCCGCAGCCGCCGTCTGAACTGCTGCCGATCACCGATCCTGTGGATGTCTCGACCATGAATTACGACGCGCTTACCGGCGCGGATGAGTCCGAGGAGGACTTTGAATGA
- a CDS encoding penicillin-binding protein 2 gives MIRTPLRPLARILDAREKGENPDAIERENKRIRHEQMRDKARMRAEGRLLVLGVCFLCAFTVIGGRMGLLAMSEPSEPRGHAPGAVISASRADITDRNGNLLATNFETHALYAQPRHLIDPEVAAKKLVKIFPDLNEERLIKDFTGKRKFLWIKKKISPEQMQAVHDIGDPGLLFAPRDMRLYPNGSLAAHVLGGASYGKEGVHAAEVIGVAGAEKYFDDYLRDPANGAKPLELSLDLTVQAASERVLYGGMKLMNAKGATSILMDVHTGEVISVASLPDFDPNNRPRPLTQGDASDSPLFNRSVQGVYELGSTFKIFAAAQAVELGLFNADTIIDTSGPMKVGGFRIGEFRNKNYGKLSVADIIVHSSNRGTGRMALEIGIERQQEFLKSLGFFEPTPFEIVEASGGKPLLPSRWTELSSVTISYGHGLSSTPMHLAAGYAAIANGGRVVKPTLLKQSAPQLGPRVMSEETAAQARNILRKVVTDGTASFAEVPGYQIAGKTGTADKPKPTGGYYDDKVINTFASIFPIDNPKYVLIVTLDEPVETSGPKPRRTAGWTAVPVAAEMVRRIAPLLGLRPAVEPVNDAVLTLTSSN, from the coding sequence ATGATCCGCACCCCGCTGCGCCCACTGGCCCGTATCCTCGACGCCCGCGAAAAGGGCGAAAACCCCGACGCGATTGAGCGTGAGAACAAACGCATCCGCCATGAGCAGATGCGCGACAAGGCCCGGATGCGTGCCGAGGGACGGCTTTTGGTGCTGGGCGTCTGTTTCCTTTGTGCTTTCACCGTCATCGGCGGGCGCATGGGTCTTTTGGCGATGTCTGAGCCGTCCGAGCCGCGCGGCCACGCGCCGGGGGCCGTGATCTCGGCCTCGCGCGCCGACATCACAGACCGCAACGGCAACCTGCTGGCGACGAACTTTGAGACCCACGCGCTCTACGCGCAGCCGCGCCATCTGATCGACCCCGAAGTGGCGGCCAAAAAGTTGGTCAAAATCTTTCCAGACCTCAATGAAGAGCGTCTGATCAAGGATTTCACGGGCAAGCGTAAGTTCCTGTGGATCAAAAAGAAAATTAGCCCTGAGCAAATGCAGGCCGTGCATGACATCGGCGATCCGGGGCTGCTGTTCGCACCGCGCGACATGCGCCTTTATCCAAACGGTTCGCTGGCCGCACATGTGCTCGGCGGGGCGAGCTATGGCAAGGAAGGCGTCCACGCCGCCGAGGTGATCGGCGTCGCGGGGGCCGAGAAATATTTCGACGACTACCTGCGCGACCCGGCCAATGGCGCGAAACCGTTGGAGCTGTCGCTCGACCTGACCGTGCAAGCGGCATCTGAGCGGGTGCTCTATGGCGGCATGAAGCTGATGAACGCCAAGGGTGCCACGAGCATTCTAATGGATGTCCACACCGGCGAAGTGATCTCTGTCGCGTCGCTGCCTGATTTCGATCCCAACAACCGCCCCCGTCCGCTGACCCAAGGCGATGCGTCTGACAGCCCGCTGTTTAACCGGTCGGTGCAGGGGGTTTACGAGCTCGGCTCGACCTTCAAAATCTTTGCGGCAGCTCAGGCGGTGGAGTTGGGCCTGTTCAACGCCGACACGATCATCGACACCTCTGGCCCGATGAAGGTTGGCGGTTTCCGCATCGGTGAATTCCGCAACAAGAACTACGGCAAGCTGAGCGTCGCCGATATCATCGTGCATTCCTCGAACCGGGGCACAGGCCGGATGGCGCTGGAAATCGGCATCGAGCGGCAGCAAGAGTTCCTCAAAAGCCTTGGTTTCTTTGAACCAACCCCCTTTGAGATCGTCGAAGCCTCGGGCGGGAAGCCGTTGTTGCCAAGCCGCTGGACCGAATTGTCGAGCGTGACAATCTCCTATGGACACGGCCTGTCGAGCACGCCGATGCACCTTGCCGCAGGCTATGCAGCCATCGCCAACGGCGGGCGCGTGGTGAAGCCCACGCTGCTGAAACAATCCGCCCCCCAGCTCGGCCCCCGCGTCATGTCGGAAGAGACTGCAGCACAGGCCCGCAATATACTGCGCAAGGTCGTCACCGATGGCACGGCGAGCTTTGCCGAGGTGCCCGGCTATCAGATCGCGGGCAAGACTGGCACGGCGGACAAACCAAAGCCCACCGGGGGCTATTACGATGACAAGGTGATCAACACATTCGCCAGCATCTTCCCGATTGATAATCCCAAATATGTGCTGATCGTCACCTTGGACGAACCGGTGGAAACCTCTGGGCCGAAACCACGCCGCACGGCGGGTTGGACAGCCGTGCCCGTGGCCGCCGAGATGGTCCGCCGCATCGCGCCTTTGCTGGGCCTGCGCCCCGCTGTTGAACCGGTGAACGACGCTGTGCTAACGCTGACCAGCAGCAACTGA
- a CDS encoding UDP-N-acetylmuramoyl-L-alanyl-D-glutamate--2,6-diaminopimelate ligase, with the protein MTDRAVPLSSLGLTARAGANPMITGIAVDSREVREGTLFAAMPGSRVHGAEFIQYALRMGAAAVLTDAAGAKLAAEELAGSDAALVVSDSPREALARTAALWFGGQPATMIAVTGTNGKTSVSTFVRQIWVEMGLPAVNLGTTGVEGAWAAPLAHTTPEPITLHRTLAEAAQNGITHAAMEASSHGLDQRRLDGVTLKAAGFTNFTQDHLDYHETFEAYFAAKAALFARVLSEDGTAVVNIDDEKGVDIAAIARARGCEVITVGRDGGDLHLQGQRFDATGQDLRFTWRGKTYQKRLNLIGGFQGDNVLLAAGLVIACGADAQEVFDTLPHLTTVRGRMQLAATRDNGAAVFVDYAHTPDAVATALSAMRPHVMGRLVAIVGAGGDRDRAKRPLMGQAAAENADMVIVTDDNPRSEDPASIRAAVLDGAPDAMEVGDRAEAILRGVDALEPGDALLIAGKGHETGQTVGDDVLPFDDVEQASVAVAALDGRLA; encoded by the coding sequence ATGACCGACCGGGCCGTACCCCTTTCCTCCCTCGGGCTGACAGCGCGGGCGGGGGCCAACCCCATGATCACCGGGATCGCCGTGGACAGCCGTGAGGTCCGCGAAGGCACGCTCTTCGCCGCCATGCCGGGCAGCCGTGTGCATGGGGCAGAGTTCATTCAATACGCCCTGCGGATGGGCGCGGCGGCGGTGCTGACCGACGCAGCAGGGGCCAAACTCGCCGCCGAGGAATTGGCGGGCTCTGACGCGGCGCTGGTGGTCTCCGACTCCCCGCGCGAAGCGCTGGCGCGGACGGCGGCTCTGTGGTTCGGCGGCCAGCCCGCCACGATGATTGCCGTGACTGGCACCAACGGAAAAACCTCGGTCTCGACCTTTGTGCGCCAGATTTGGGTTGAGATGGGATTGCCTGCCGTGAACCTTGGCACCACCGGGGTCGAGGGCGCATGGGCCGCACCGCTGGCGCATACCACGCCCGAGCCGATCACCCTGCACCGCACGCTGGCCGAGGCCGCACAGAACGGCATCACCCATGCGGCGATGGAGGCATCAAGCCACGGGCTTGACCAGCGCCGTTTGGACGGGGTGACGCTCAAGGCGGCGGGGTTCACCAACTTCACCCAAGACCACCTTGATTATCACGAAACATTCGAGGCCTATTTCGCCGCAAAGGCCGCGCTTTTCGCCCGCGTTTTGTCCGAAGACGGCACCGCAGTGGTCAATATTGACGACGAAAAAGGCGTCGACATCGCCGCAATCGCCCGCGCGCGCGGCTGTGAGGTAATCACCGTGGGCCGGGACGGGGGCGATCTGCATTTGCAGGGCCAGCGTTTCGACGCAACCGGGCAAGACCTGCGCTTCACATGGCGCGGCAAGACCTATCAAAAGCGGCTTAATCTGATCGGTGGTTTTCAGGGCGATAACGTGTTGCTGGCCGCCGGGTTGGTGATCGCCTGCGGTGCTGATGCGCAAGAGGTTTTCGACACGCTGCCGCATCTCACCACTGTCCGAGGCCGGATGCAGCTTGCCGCCACGCGCGACAATGGCGCGGCGGTTTTTGTCGATTACGCCCATACGCCCGATGCCGTGGCCACTGCCCTCTCGGCCATGCGCCCGCATGTGATGGGACGGCTCGTTGCCATCGTCGGCGCGGGTGGGGACCGGGACCGGGCCAAGCGCCCCTTGATGGGGCAGGCAGCGGCAGAAAATGCGGATATGGTCATCGTGACTGACGACAACCCGCGCAGCGAAGACCCGGCCAGCATCCGCGCCGCTGTACTGGACGGCGCGCCCGATGCGATGGAGGTCGGCGACCGCGCCGAGGCAATCCTGCGCGGCGTCGATGCTTTGGAGCCAGGCGACGCGCTGTTGATCGCGGGCAAGGGCCATGAAACCGGGCAGACCGTTGGTGACGACGTGCTGCCCTTTGACGATGTAGAACAGGCCAGCGTGGCCGTGGCGGCACTGGACGGGAGATTGGCATGA
- the rsmH gene encoding 16S rRNA (cytosine(1402)-N(4))-methyltransferase RsmH produces the protein MVAASNPSAPHTPVLLRPILSAVAPVEGVWLDGTFGAGGYTRGFLEAGAARVIAVDRDPLAFEMAAEWAGDYGDRITMQQGVFSRMDEYAQDLDGVVLDLGVSSMQLDQAERGFSFMKDGPLDMRMSQDGPSAADLVNEAEEEIIANILFQYGEERASRRIAKAIVRAREDAPITTTLELAKLVEGCLPRSKPGQSHPATRSFQALRIAVNNEYGELFQGLMAAERALKPGGKLAVVTFHSVEDRMVKRFLTARAGAGGNANRFAPALEQAPPQFTLKSRKAIGPDAQELDENPRSRSAKLRVATRTDAPSGEIDAKSIGMPMVRGI, from the coding sequence ATGGTTGCTGCCTCTAACCCTTCCGCCCCTCACACCCCCGTTCTGCTGCGTCCTATCCTGAGCGCCGTGGCGCCCGTGGAAGGGGTCTGGCTTGATGGTACCTTTGGCGCGGGCGGCTACACCCGTGGTTTTCTAGAAGCCGGCGCCGCGCGTGTGATCGCGGTGGACCGTGACCCTCTGGCGTTCGAGATGGCAGCGGAATGGGCGGGCGACTATGGCGACCGCATCACCATGCAGCAGGGCGTCTTCTCGCGCATGGATGAATATGCCCAAGATCTTGATGGGGTGGTGCTGGACCTCGGCGTTTCTTCGATGCAGCTTGATCAGGCCGAGCGTGGGTTCTCCTTTATGAAGGATGGCCCGCTCGACATGCGGATGAGCCAAGATGGCCCCTCGGCAGCCGATCTGGTCAATGAGGCCGAAGAAGAGATCATCGCCAATATCCTGTTCCAATACGGCGAAGAACGCGCCTCCCGCCGGATCGCCAAGGCGATTGTCCGCGCCCGAGAAGACGCGCCGATCACCACCACATTGGAATTGGCCAAACTGGTCGAAGGCTGCCTGCCACGCTCCAAGCCGGGTCAAAGCCATCCCGCCACGCGCAGCTTCCAAGCGCTGCGCATCGCGGTGAACAATGAATATGGCGAGCTGTTCCAAGGGCTTATGGCTGCAGAGCGCGCGCTAAAGCCGGGCGGGAAACTGGCCGTGGTGACCTTTCATTCGGTCGAGGACCGCATGGTCAAACGCTTCCTCACCGCGCGGGCAGGGGCCGGGGGCAATGCTAACCGTTTTGCCCCGGCGCTTGAACAGGCGCCGCCGCAGTTTACACTCAAATCCCGCAAGGCAATCGGGCCTGATGCGCAGGAATTGGACGAAAACCCGCGCAGCCGTTCGGCCAAACTACGGGTCGCCACGCGCACCGATGCGCCCAGTGGCGAGATTGACGCGAAATCCATCGGCATGCCGATGGTCAGGGGGATCTGA